A window of Fundidesulfovibrio soli contains these coding sequences:
- a CDS encoding DegT/DnrJ/EryC1/StrS family aminotransferase has product MKVEFYRHALDQADIDKVVSVLGSVFLTTGPVTAEFERKFAAYTGVPHVVCVNSCTAAMHLALEALGIGPGDEVITTPLTFIASATCVEHARAKPVLVDVDAATGCIDPAAVEAAITPRTKAIIPVHLYGVMCDMPALRAIADRHNLRIIEDCAHCVEGERDGVRPGHLSDAACYSFYATKNLACGEGGAVITRHEELARDVKLLTLHGMSKNAAGRYHGAYQHWDMLRLGWKCNLDDIHSALLVNQLDRLDGLWARRNEIFKRYEAAFEGKVHRPKVVGKSGHHLYTVWAEPERRDQILHGLQQRGVGVAVNFRAIHNLTWFKETFGFKRGDFPNAEAIGDRTISIPFYPKMSDAEVEYVIESVLAEFAG; this is encoded by the coding sequence ATGAAGGTTGAATTCTACCGCCACGCCCTGGACCAGGCGGATATCGACAAGGTCGTCTCCGTGCTCGGCTCCGTGTTCCTGACCACAGGCCCGGTCACCGCCGAGTTCGAGCGCAAGTTCGCCGCCTACACCGGCGTGCCCCACGTGGTCTGCGTGAACTCCTGCACGGCGGCCATGCACCTGGCCCTGGAGGCCCTGGGCATCGGCCCCGGGGACGAGGTCATCACCACCCCCCTGACCTTCATCGCCTCGGCCACCTGCGTTGAGCACGCCCGGGCCAAGCCCGTGCTCGTGGACGTGGACGCCGCCACCGGCTGCATCGACCCCGCCGCCGTGGAGGCCGCCATCACCCCGCGCACCAAGGCCATCATCCCGGTGCACCTCTACGGCGTCATGTGCGACATGCCCGCCCTGCGCGCCATCGCCGACCGGCACAACCTGCGCATCATCGAGGACTGCGCCCACTGCGTGGAGGGCGAGCGCGACGGCGTGCGCCCTGGGCACCTCTCCGACGCGGCCTGCTACAGCTTCTACGCCACCAAGAACCTGGCCTGCGGCGAGGGCGGCGCGGTCATCACCCGCCACGAGGAGCTGGCCCGCGACGTCAAGCTGCTCACACTGCACGGCATGAGCAAGAACGCCGCCGGGCGCTATCACGGGGCCTACCAGCACTGGGACATGCTGCGCCTGGGCTGGAAGTGCAACCTGGACGACATCCACTCCGCCCTGCTGGTCAACCAGCTGGACCGCCTCGACGGACTCTGGGCCAGGCGGAACGAGATTTTCAAGCGCTACGAGGCCGCCTTCGAGGGCAAGGTGCACCGCCCCAAAGTGGTCGGCAAGAGCGGGCACCACCTCTACACCGTCTGGGCGGAGCCGGAGCGGCGCGACCAGATCCTCCACGGGCTGCAGCAGCGCGGCGTGGGCGTGGCCGTGAACTTCCGGGCCATCCACAACCTGACCTGGTTCAAGGAGACCTTCGGCTTCAAGCGCGGAGACTTCCCCAACGCCGAAGCCATCGGCGACAGGACCATCTCCATCCCGTTCTACCCGAAGATGTCGGACGCCGAGGTGGAGTACGTGATCGAGAGCGTTCTCGCGGAGTTCGCGGGATAG
- the rffA gene encoding dTDP-4-amino-4,6-dideoxygalactose transaminase: MNYRIPFNRPCFAGAEQQHIIEALASGKISGDGLFSRKCHELLERELGAAKVLLTTSCTHALEMAALLLRLEPGQEVVVPSFTFVSSVNAFILRGAKPVFADIRPDTLNLDENALEGLLTPATRAVVAVHYAGVGCEMDRILELTAPRGAALVEDNAHGLFGTYKGRPLGSFGALATQSFHETKNFTCGEGGALVVNDAELAARAEIIREKGTNRSSFFRGEVDKYTWVDLGSSYLPSEVLAAFLYAQLEQRERIQAKRRAIWERYQAGLADWAASNGVRLPSIPEHCGQSYHMFHMLMPSLESRQRLIGELKAKSILAVFHYVPLHLSPMGRSFGGRPGQCPVAEDLSDRLLRLPFYNDLDEASQDEVIEAVASFRP, from the coding sequence ATGAACTACCGCATCCCCTTCAACCGCCCCTGTTTCGCCGGGGCCGAGCAGCAGCACATCATCGAAGCACTGGCCAGCGGCAAGATCTCCGGCGACGGGCTCTTCAGCCGCAAGTGCCACGAGCTTCTTGAGCGCGAGCTCGGAGCCGCCAAGGTGCTGCTGACCACCTCCTGCACGCACGCCCTGGAGATGGCGGCCTTGCTCCTGCGCCTGGAACCGGGCCAGGAGGTGGTGGTGCCCTCGTTCACCTTCGTCTCCTCGGTGAACGCCTTCATCCTGCGCGGGGCCAAGCCCGTTTTCGCCGACATCCGCCCGGACACCCTGAACCTGGACGAGAACGCCCTGGAGGGCCTGCTGACCCCGGCCACCAGGGCCGTGGTGGCCGTTCACTACGCCGGGGTGGGCTGCGAGATGGACCGCATCCTGGAGCTCACCGCCCCGCGCGGCGCGGCCCTGGTGGAGGACAACGCCCACGGCCTGTTCGGCACCTACAAGGGCAGGCCTCTGGGCAGCTTCGGGGCCCTGGCCACCCAGAGCTTCCACGAGACCAAGAACTTCACCTGCGGCGAGGGCGGCGCGCTGGTCGTCAACGACGCCGAGCTGGCCGCCCGGGCCGAGATCATCCGCGAGAAGGGCACCAACCGCTCCAGCTTCTTCCGGGGCGAGGTGGACAAGTACACCTGGGTGGACCTGGGCTCCAGCTACCTGCCCTCCGAGGTGCTGGCCGCCTTCCTCTACGCCCAGTTGGAGCAGCGCGAGCGGATCCAGGCCAAGCGCCGCGCCATCTGGGAGCGCTACCAGGCGGGCCTGGCGGACTGGGCCGCGTCAAACGGCGTGCGCCTGCCCTCCATCCCGGAGCACTGCGGCCAGTCCTACCACATGTTCCACATGCTCATGCCCTCGCTGGAGAGCCGCCAGCGCCTCATCGGGGAGCTGAAGGCCAAGTCCATCCTGGCCGTATTCCACTACGTGCCCCTGCACCTTTCCCCCATGGGTCGCAGCTTCGGCGGCCGCCCCGGGCAGTGCCCCGTGGCCGAGGACCTCTCGGACCGCCTGCTGCGCCTGCCCTTCTACAACGACCTGGACGAGGCAAGCCAGGACGAGGTCATCGAGGCCGTGGCCTCTTTCAGACCCTGA
- a CDS encoding glycosyltransferase family 2 protein, which produces MSMLDISVVIPVYNGRATLPALWERLRAVLDICAGSFEVVFVDDASPDGSWSVLEELAAADPRCKAIRMMRNQGQHNALLCGIRAATYPVIVTMDDDLQHPPEEIPRLLEEFAKGHAVVYGACAQEQHGLLRNLASRLTKRVLQQAMGVAAAQSVSAFRVFRTELRDAFADCRNPLPNIDVMLSWGTTRFGAVQVRHEPRREGVSGYNLRKLLIHAVNMITGYTVLPLQLASLVGFVLTLAGVGLLAFVLGRYLIQGTTMQGFPFLASIICIFSGAQLFALGIIGEYFARMYLRLMDKPVYTEAQRLNFPERPKQ; this is translated from the coding sequence ATGTCCATGCTGGATATTTCCGTCGTCATCCCCGTGTACAACGGCCGCGCCACCCTTCCCGCCCTGTGGGAGCGCTTGCGCGCCGTGCTGGACATCTGCGCGGGGAGCTTCGAGGTCGTCTTCGTGGACGACGCCAGCCCGGACGGCAGCTGGAGCGTCCTGGAGGAGCTGGCCGCCGCCGACCCGCGCTGCAAGGCCATCCGCATGATGCGCAACCAGGGCCAGCACAACGCGCTGCTCTGCGGCATCCGCGCGGCCACGTACCCGGTCATCGTCACCATGGACGACGACCTGCAGCACCCCCCGGAGGAGATCCCCCGGCTCCTGGAGGAGTTCGCCAAGGGCCACGCCGTGGTCTACGGGGCCTGCGCCCAGGAGCAGCACGGCCTGCTGCGCAATCTGGCCTCCCGGTTGACCAAGCGGGTGCTCCAGCAGGCCATGGGCGTGGCCGCGGCCCAGAGCGTCTCGGCCTTCCGCGTGTTCCGCACCGAGCTTCGCGACGCCTTCGCGGACTGCCGCAACCCCCTGCCCAACATCGATGTGATGCTCTCCTGGGGCACCACGCGTTTCGGCGCGGTGCAGGTGCGCCACGAGCCCCGGCGCGAGGGAGTTTCGGGCTACAACCTGCGCAAGCTGCTCATCCACGCCGTGAACATGATCACCGGCTACACGGTGCTGCCCCTGCAGCTGGCCAGCCTGGTGGGCTTCGTGCTGACCCTGGCGGGCGTTGGGCTGCTGGCCTTCGTGCTCGGGCGCTACCTGATCCAGGGCACCACCATGCAGGGATTCCCCTTCCTGGCTTCGATCATCTGCATATTTTCCGGTGCGCAGCTCTTCGCGCTGGGCATCATCGGGGAATATTTCGCCCGCATGTACCTGCGCCTCATGGATAAGCCCGTCTACACCGAGGCCCAGCGCCTGAATTTTCCGGAGCGCCCCAAGCAGTGA
- a CDS encoding class I SAM-dependent methyltransferase encodes MKAKLEDSGIKEHWTSQAKRHGASHCASWSDANAIEIEKRVIAPRLRTGSRVLDIGCSNGHATLSYAQAIDIDITGMDYVPEMIEAAREHLREAASGLRGRVSFETGDIRALPFESDSFDTVITTRVVINLQNPEAQEQGIRECLRVARPGGEVLLSEATLQGLEALNRLRAELGQKPLSMPAFNLYLDAETLAAKDWGPGVTVEALEFSSTYYLFTRVLKPLLEHLPGSLVKAADPLSEVNRLAGMLPSWGDYGVQKLFILRKNG; translated from the coding sequence ATGAAGGCCAAACTGGAAGATTCCGGCATCAAGGAGCATTGGACGAGCCAGGCCAAGCGCCACGGCGCGTCGCACTGCGCCTCCTGGTCCGACGCCAACGCCATCGAGATCGAGAAGCGGGTCATCGCACCGCGCCTGCGCACGGGCTCCCGGGTGCTGGACATCGGCTGCTCCAACGGGCACGCCACCCTGTCCTACGCGCAGGCCATCGACATCGACATCACCGGCATGGACTACGTGCCCGAGATGATCGAGGCCGCCCGTGAGCACCTGCGCGAGGCCGCCTCCGGCCTGCGCGGCCGCGTCAGCTTCGAGACCGGCGACATCCGCGCGCTGCCCTTCGAGAGCGACAGCTTCGATACGGTCATCACCACCCGGGTGGTCATCAACCTGCAGAACCCCGAGGCCCAGGAGCAGGGCATCCGCGAGTGCCTGCGCGTGGCGCGCCCCGGGGGCGAGGTGCTGCTCTCCGAGGCCACCCTGCAGGGCCTCGAAGCCCTGAACCGCCTGCGCGCGGAGTTGGGCCAGAAGCCCCTCTCCATGCCCGCCTTCAACCTCTACCTGGACGCCGAAACCCTGGCCGCAAAGGACTGGGGGCCGGGCGTCACGGTGGAGGCGCTGGAGTTCTCCAGCACCTATTACCTGTTCACACGCGTGCTCAAGCCGCTGCTGGAGCATCTGCCCGGGTCCCTGGTCAAGGCCGCCGACCCCCTGAGCGAGGTCAACCGCCTTGCCGGGATGCTGCCCTCCTGGGGGGACTACGGGGTGCAGAAGCTGTTCATCCTGCGTAAAAACGGCTAG
- a CDS encoding methyltransferase domain-containing protein, translating into MSKHEIILSLLTKPYTLVDGVFHCVEAVPASKSAGGGLAGGLQGFLKRWPRLYRFLVEAFSPVLVSRAMREGLAKALAECPPPMTVVNLGSGPLGLPGRPDIINVDITPFDCVDICADAADLPFPDASVDCLFNLAMLEHVPDPQAVLAQMRRVLKPGGRVCCFIPFGQPLHAAPSDYNRWTQSGALELFKDFERVDVAVGAGPTSCWLWMTVEWLSLVFSFGNAKARDLLALGLMLALFPLKHLDRLLERQPGAERIASGFFVTAVKGA; encoded by the coding sequence ATGTCCAAGCACGAGATCATCCTTTCCCTGCTCACAAAGCCCTATACCCTCGTGGACGGGGTCTTCCACTGCGTGGAGGCGGTGCCCGCCTCCAAGAGTGCTGGCGGCGGCCTCGCGGGCGGCCTGCAGGGCTTCCTCAAACGCTGGCCCAGGCTCTACCGCTTCCTGGTGGAGGCCTTCTCGCCGGTGCTCGTCTCCCGTGCCATGCGGGAAGGTCTGGCAAAGGCCCTGGCCGAGTGCCCCCCGCCCATGACCGTGGTCAACCTGGGTAGCGGCCCCCTGGGCCTGCCGGGCCGCCCGGACATCATCAACGTGGACATCACGCCCTTCGACTGCGTGGACATCTGCGCCGACGCGGCGGACCTGCCCTTCCCGGACGCCTCCGTGGACTGCCTCTTCAACCTGGCCATGCTGGAACACGTACCCGACCCGCAGGCCGTGCTGGCCCAGATGCGCCGCGTGCTCAAGCCGGGCGGACGCGTCTGCTGCTTCATCCCCTTCGGCCAGCCCCTGCACGCCGCCCCCTCGGACTACAACCGCTGGACGCAGAGCGGCGCGCTGGAGCTGTTCAAGGATTTCGAGCGGGTGGATGTCGCCGTCGGGGCAGGGCCCACGTCCTGCTGGCTCTGGATGACCGTGGAGTGGCTCTCGCTCGTTTTCAGCTTCGGCAACGCCAAGGCCCGGGACCTGCTGGCCCTGGGGCTCATGCTGGCCCTCTTTCCGCTCAAACACCTGGACCGCCTGCTGGAGCGCCAGCCCGGCGCGGAGCGCATCGCGTCCGGGTTCTTCGTCACCGCCGTCAAAGGCGCGTGA
- a CDS encoding amino acid ABC transporter permease: MHWEVVWNNMSYLLLGAYPKGPLGGLALSIVMALVGIFGAFWLGLLIGVFRLSKRAWLRVPALVYIEIIRGTPLLMVIFWFYFLAPVVMGKSLPGEQAAMIALIVFTSAYIAEIVRAGVLSLPKGQMEAARGSGLSHTQAMIYVILPQALFNMIPSFVNQFVSLTKDTSLGFIIGVTELTKAATQINNRTMNAPSEIFIAIAALYFVICYVLTAFSRRLESRINRYQARGR; the protein is encoded by the coding sequence ATGCACTGGGAAGTAGTCTGGAACAACATGAGCTACCTGCTCCTGGGGGCCTACCCCAAGGGGCCCCTGGGCGGTCTGGCCCTCTCCATCGTCATGGCCCTGGTGGGCATCTTCGGCGCGTTCTGGCTGGGCCTGCTGATAGGGGTGTTCCGCCTCTCCAAGCGGGCGTGGCTGCGCGTGCCCGCGCTGGTCTACATCGAGATCATCCGCGGCACGCCGCTCCTGATGGTCATCTTCTGGTTCTATTTCCTGGCCCCGGTGGTCATGGGCAAGAGCCTGCCGGGCGAGCAGGCCGCCATGATCGCGCTGATCGTGTTCACCAGCGCCTACATCGCGGAGATCGTGCGCGCGGGCGTGCTCTCGCTGCCCAAGGGCCAGATGGAGGCCGCGCGCGGCTCGGGGCTTTCCCACACGCAGGCCATGATCTACGTGATCCTGCCGCAGGCGCTGTTCAACATGATCCCCTCCTTCGTGAACCAGTTCGTCTCCCTCACCAAGGACACCTCCCTGGGCTTCATCATCGGCGTGACCGAGCTGACCAAGGCCGCCACGCAGATCAACAACAGGACCATGAACGCCCCTTCGGAGATATTCATCGCCATCGCGGCGCTCTACTTCGTGATCTGCTACGTGCTCACGGCGTTCTCGCGCAGGTTGGAAAGCAGGATCAACCGCTACCAGGCCCGTGGGCGCTAG
- a CDS encoding amino acid ABC transporter permease, whose translation MAYQFDWGLVVSGEYGVMLVEGLVTTLKISALSIVLSLGMGTLICVMRLTKVKALEWLSASYTEFFRNTPLLVQIFFWYFGSAAVLPVAWNKWLYAQDFEFAAGVISLTVYTSAFIAEDLRSGIFAIPKTQLEASRACGLSFLQAMGYVILPQAFRIIIPPLISQFLNLIKNSSLVMTIGVMDLTYMARQIESQTFHGFEAFTAATLIYLSISLLVSAAIQIYNVRVLRLGR comes from the coding sequence TTGGCGTATCAATTCGATTGGGGTCTCGTGGTCAGCGGGGAATACGGCGTCATGCTCGTCGAGGGCCTCGTCACCACCCTCAAGATTTCCGCGCTGTCCATCGTCCTTTCTCTGGGGATGGGCACGCTCATCTGCGTCATGCGCCTGACCAAGGTCAAGGCGCTCGAATGGCTCAGCGCCTCCTACACGGAGTTCTTCAGAAACACGCCGCTGCTCGTGCAGATATTCTTCTGGTATTTCGGTTCCGCCGCGGTGCTGCCCGTGGCCTGGAACAAATGGCTCTACGCCCAGGATTTCGAGTTCGCCGCCGGCGTTATCTCGCTCACGGTGTACACCTCCGCCTTCATCGCGGAGGACCTGCGCTCGGGCATCTTCGCCATCCCCAAGACCCAGTTGGAGGCCTCGCGCGCCTGCGGGCTCTCCTTCCTGCAGGCCATGGGCTACGTCATCCTGCCCCAGGCCTTCAGGATCATCATTCCGCCCCTGATTTCGCAGTTTCTGAACCTGATCAAGAACTCCTCCCTGGTGATGACCATCGGCGTCATGGACCTGACCTACATGGCCCGCCAGATCGAGTCCCAGACGTTCCACGGCTTCGAGGCCTTCACGGCGGCCACGCTCATCTACCTGAGCATCTCGCTGCTGGTCTCGGCCGCAATCCAGATCTACAACGTGCGCGTGCTGCGCCTGGGAAGGTAA
- a CDS encoding ABC transporter substrate-binding protein — MKRFAVAVTAILVLALSALPALANKFEDIKKKGVLVAGVKDSQPPFGYVDEASKQIVGFEIDLMAAIAEKMGVKLEIKPVTSSTRIPMLSQGEIDVVAATMTHSRERDKTIDYSITYFSTDQKLLVRKDGGIKSVKDLAGKKIGSAKGSTSEKNAKAAQPQATIISFETYPEAFLALKQGKVEAVTTDEAILHGLRNKDDKPDDFAVVGEAISAEPYGLGIIENESKLRDAINFALMELWTEGKYQQIYNKWFGKDTKYYIPLTWTMELWP; from the coding sequence ATGAAGCGTTTTGCCGTTGCTGTTACGGCCATCCTGGTCCTGGCCTTGTCCGCCCTTCCGGCGTTGGCCAACAAGTTCGAGGACATCAAGAAGAAGGGTGTCCTGGTCGCCGGCGTGAAGGACTCCCAGCCCCCCTTCGGCTACGTGGACGAGGCCAGCAAGCAGATCGTGGGCTTCGAGATCGACCTGATGGCCGCCATAGCCGAGAAGATGGGCGTGAAGCTCGAGATCAAGCCCGTCACCTCCTCCACCCGCATCCCCATGCTCAGCCAGGGTGAGATCGACGTGGTGGCCGCCACCATGACCCACTCCCGCGAGCGCGATAAGACCATCGACTACTCCATCACCTACTTCTCCACGGATCAGAAGCTCCTGGTGAGGAAGGACGGCGGCATCAAGTCCGTGAAGGACCTGGCCGGCAAGAAGATCGGCTCCGCCAAGGGCTCCACCTCCGAGAAGAACGCCAAGGCCGCCCAGCCCCAGGCCACCATCATCTCCTTCGAGACCTACCCCGAGGCCTTCCTGGCCCTCAAGCAGGGCAAGGTCGAGGCCGTGACCACCGACGAAGCCATCCTGCACGGCCTGCGCAACAAGGACGACAAGCCCGACGACTTCGCCGTGGTTGGCGAGGCCATTTCCGCCGAGCCTTACGGCCTGGGCATCATCGAGAACGAGTCCAAGCTGCGCGACGCCATCAACTTCGCCCTGATGGAGCTGTGGACCGAGGGCAAGTACCAGCAGATCTACAACAAGTGGTTCGGCAAGGACACCAAGTACTACATCCCCCTGACCTGGACCATGGAACTCTGGCCCTAG
- a CDS encoding amino acid ABC transporter ATP-binding protein produces the protein MPMIEFKDVHKWYGDFHVLKGIEEAVEQGEVLVICGPSGSGKSTLIRCVNRLEEYQRGTILFDGRDIHDSSVDVNLLRSEIGIVFQQFNLYPHLSVLRNVTLAPIKVRKMDKADAERLALDLLERVGIHDQAYKYPAELSGGQQQRVAIARALAMRPKVMLFDEPTSALDPEMINEVLNVMKDLARDGMTMLCVTHEMGFAREVADRVIFMDGGEIIEEGPPSEFFKNPKHERTRAFLKEIL, from the coding sequence ATGCCCATGATCGAATTCAAGGACGTGCACAAATGGTACGGGGATTTCCACGTGCTCAAGGGCATCGAGGAAGCCGTGGAACAGGGCGAGGTGCTGGTCATCTGCGGGCCGTCGGGCTCGGGCAAATCCACCCTGATCCGCTGCGTCAACCGCCTGGAGGAATACCAGCGCGGCACCATCCTCTTCGACGGCCGCGACATCCACGACTCCTCGGTGGACGTCAACCTGCTTCGCTCCGAGATCGGCATCGTCTTCCAGCAGTTCAACCTCTATCCGCACCTCTCCGTGCTGAGGAACGTCACCCTGGCGCCCATCAAGGTGCGCAAGATGGACAAGGCCGACGCAGAACGCCTGGCCCTGGACCTGCTTGAGCGCGTGGGCATCCACGACCAGGCATACAAATATCCGGCCGAGCTCTCCGGCGGCCAGCAGCAGCGCGTGGCCATCGCCCGCGCCCTGGCCATGCGCCCCAAGGTGATGCTCTTCGACGAACCCACCTCCGCGCTGGACCCGGAGATGATCAACGAAGTCCTCAACGTCATGAAGGACCTGGCCCGCGACGGCATGACCATGCTCTGCGTCACCCACGAAATGGGCTTCGCCCGCGAGGTGGCCGACAGGGTCATCTTCATGGACGGCGGCGAGATCATCGAGGAAGGGCCGCCCAGCGAGTTCTTCAAGAACCCGAAACACGAGCGCACCCGCGCTTTCCTGAAGGAAATCCTCTAG
- a CDS encoding tetratricopeptide repeat protein — protein sequence MTVDTHKQSGQAIKGVFSTESVTVVGFGATKRRVKQTVYVYVEESPTGDIVCQPLSQQYVPLGRKRVIDRETLFKSFIPAPDIYLEHMLPALASLEKTVDQAEKLRDDGALFSAEFEFKNALRLDEHHVRASFGLGLTYLDRGEKEGALLVFRRISRLSGATAPEHKHLFNEFGIKLRKAGMLKQAMLHYCKALRLSRDDQNLYYNLARTLYEMGRLRAARRMLDQALKRQRDFPEARLFADHIREKALETIAVTGLELSSFETAAAKRGEG from the coding sequence ATGACCGTCGACACCCACAAGCAGTCCGGGCAGGCCATCAAGGGCGTATTCTCCACCGAGAGCGTGACCGTGGTGGGCTTCGGCGCCACCAAGCGCCGGGTGAAGCAGACAGTGTACGTCTACGTGGAGGAGTCCCCCACGGGTGATATCGTCTGCCAGCCCCTCTCCCAGCAGTACGTGCCCCTGGGGCGCAAGCGCGTCATCGACCGGGAGACGCTGTTCAAATCCTTCATCCCCGCGCCGGACATCTACCTGGAGCACATGCTCCCGGCCCTGGCCTCACTGGAGAAGACGGTGGACCAGGCCGAGAAGCTGCGCGACGACGGGGCGCTCTTTTCCGCCGAGTTCGAGTTCAAGAACGCTCTGCGCCTGGACGAGCACCACGTGCGGGCCAGCTTCGGCCTGGGCCTGACCTATCTGGACCGGGGCGAGAAGGAAGGCGCGCTCCTGGTGTTCAGGCGCATATCCCGCCTCTCGGGCGCGACCGCCCCCGAGCACAAGCACCTCTTCAACGAATTCGGCATCAAGCTGCGCAAGGCGGGCATGCTCAAGCAGGCCATGCTCCACTACTGCAAGGCCCTGCGTCTGAGCCGGGACGACCAGAACCTCTACTACAACCTGGCCAGGACCCTCTACGAGATGGGCCGGCTCCGGGCCGCCAGGCGCATGCTGGACCAGGCCCTCAAACGCCAGCGGGACTTCCCGGAAGCCCGTTTGTTCGCGGACCACATCCGGGAGAAAGCCTTGGAGACCATCGCCGTCACCGGCCTGGAGCTCTCCAGCTTCGAGACCGCAGCCGCCAAACGGGGTGAGGGATGA
- a CDS encoding efflux RND transporter periplasmic adaptor subunit has translation MKSDLESLRIRRGAEDAPAGGGRRWRPGAKTWLAALALLALALWWLTPRTTQVETVQAVLVHPTRALTLVNATGYVVADRKSAVASKITSRLVWLGVEEGSRVRKGDVIARLEGEDVAAALKQAEADLSAARFMVDQTKAELDDATLNHDRFRELDKRKVVARSEYDQAVARFRKAQAAHENAVRLVAARKAGLELAKANLEYTVVRAPFDAVVLTKSADVGDIVTPLSASTTSKASVVTLADLGSLQIEADVSESNLAKVRQGQPVEIMLDAYGEERFPGRVHMIVPTADKSKATVMVKVRFDELDQRILPQMSAKVAFLERSPTAQETAPRLAVPLRAVTGPDNAKAVFLVKDGKARLTPVTLGMKLGDMVEITSGLASGDKVVLSPPDTLKDGGRVEAAVK, from the coding sequence ATGAAGAGCGACCTCGAATCCCTGCGCATCAGGCGCGGCGCGGAGGACGCCCCCGCAGGCGGCGGCCGCCGCTGGCGGCCCGGCGCCAAGACATGGCTCGCCGCCCTGGCCTTGCTAGCCCTGGCCCTGTGGTGGCTGACGCCCCGCACCACCCAGGTTGAAACGGTCCAGGCCGTGCTGGTGCACCCCACCCGCGCCCTGACCCTGGTGAACGCCACAGGCTACGTGGTGGCGGACCGCAAGTCCGCCGTGGCCTCCAAGATCACCAGCCGGCTGGTCTGGCTGGGCGTGGAGGAAGGCAGCCGCGTACGCAAGGGGGACGTGATCGCCCGGCTGGAGGGCGAGGACGTCGCCGCCGCGCTCAAGCAGGCCGAGGCCGACCTGTCCGCCGCCCGCTTCATGGTGGATCAGACAAAAGCCGAGCTCGACGACGCCACCCTGAACCACGACCGCTTCCGCGAGTTGGACAAGCGCAAGGTGGTGGCCCGCTCCGAGTACGACCAGGCCGTGGCCCGCTTCCGCAAGGCCCAGGCCGCCCATGAGAACGCCGTGCGCCTTGTGGCCGCCCGCAAGGCCGGCCTGGAGCTGGCCAAGGCCAACCTGGAGTACACCGTGGTGCGCGCGCCCTTCGACGCCGTGGTGCTCACCAAGAGCGCGGACGTGGGCGACATCGTGACCCCGCTCTCGGCCTCGACCACGTCCAAGGCCTCGGTGGTCACCCTGGCGGACCTGGGCTCCCTGCAGATCGAGGCCGACGTCTCGGAATCGAACCTGGCCAAGGTGCGCCAGGGCCAGCCCGTGGAGATCATGCTCGACGCCTACGGCGAGGAGCGCTTCCCCGGCCGCGTGCACATGATCGTGCCCACGGCGGACAAGTCCAAGGCCACGGTGATGGTCAAGGTGCGCTTCGACGAACTGGACCAGCGCATCCTGCCGCAGATGAGCGCCAAGGTGGCCTTCCTGGAGCGCTCCCCCACCGCACAGGAGACGGCCCCGCGCCTGGCCGTACCCCTGCGCGCCGTGACCGGGCCGGACAACGCCAAGGCCGTGTTCCTGGTCAAGGACGGCAAGGCCCGCCTGACCCCCGTGACCCTGGGCATGAAACTGGGCGACATGGTGGAGATCACCTCGGGGCTCGCGTCCGGCGACAAGGTGGTGCTCTCCCCGCCCGACACCCTCAAGGACGGCGGCCGCGTGGAGGCCGCCGTGAAATGA
- a CDS encoding ABC transporter ATP-binding protein: protein MSSGPLIEIRRLYKSYTRGGQTIPVLTDVSFEIGRGEFLALMGPSGSGKSTLLNCLAGIDRVDSGEIVVNGQDITLLGETDLAAWRSRSVGFIFQFYNLIPVLTAQENVELPLLLTDLSRRERREHAAAALAAVGLSDRSDHYPAQLSGGQQQRVAIARAVVTDPDILVADEPTGDLDRASAEEILTLMNRLNQELEKTIIMVTHDPRAAQEAHVLRHLDKGELSRAADTPGR, encoded by the coding sequence ATGAGCTCCGGCCCCCTGATCGAGATCCGCCGCCTGTACAAGTCCTACACGCGAGGCGGCCAGACCATCCCCGTGCTCACGGACGTCTCCTTCGAGATCGGGCGCGGGGAGTTCCTGGCCCTCATGGGCCCCTCGGGCTCGGGCAAGTCCACCCTGCTCAACTGCCTGGCGGGCATCGACCGGGTGGACTCCGGCGAGATCGTGGTCAACGGGCAGGACATCACCCTGCTGGGCGAGACCGACCTAGCCGCCTGGCGCAGCCGCAGCGTGGGCTTCATCTTCCAGTTCTACAACCTGATCCCCGTGCTCACCGCCCAGGAGAACGTGGAGCTGCCCCTGCTGCTCACGGACCTCTCCCGCCGGGAACGCCGCGAGCACGCCGCCGCGGCCCTGGCCGCGGTGGGCCTCTCCGACCGCAGCGACCACTACCCGGCCCAGCTCTCCGGCGGGCAGCAGCAGCGCGTGGCCATCGCCCGGGCCGTGGTCACCGACCCCGACATCCTTGTGGCCGACGAACCCACCGGCGACCTGGACCGCGCCTCCGCCGAGGAGATCCTCACCCTGATGAACCGCCTGAACCAGGAGCTGGAAAAGACCATCATCATGGTCACGCACGACCCGCGCGCCGCCCAGGAGGCCCACGTGCTGCGCCACCTGGACAAGGGGGAGCTCTCCCGTGCTGCTGATACGCCTGGCCGTTAG